A region from the Drosophila mauritiana strain mau12 chromosome 2L, ASM438214v1, whole genome shotgun sequence genome encodes:
- the LOC117141959 gene encoding neurofilament heavy polypeptide, with product MYNHIKGLHINEYQGENEDNTRKLACEGTVKLNANAQEFVPRFKREQPAREDAIVGNSNMDNTINDVQKPKTNLMLPWKGFPNKPQKPSRSPQVVLLNDVDYVVLPSTKRLKKPIDQLLVENVSTAPSKVHSNDPAPAGNRIDHEERRREHERKVAVEALKLAEQRRMRDPVIAPTEVNENSKNVRPLINISRSPIKFTPEERIRVDRLRAAKRERIERILREMTNSKQAQVKKEQLKQKKQDNAPNEPNKPNEPAKPNQHPEKTNEVPTVTKKRYIPTTKEWDEQCRAKHLAKMEAEKKNQMGVQDGNPSQSAVPSNPMSVVNISPSGIIRLGDLRATAQPRCSPPAKQLDTEKRRGNLTHFRPLHNWTIRRNPQVPLKNLCNKDGKIVQRYSIEQLLLLEPQPEELEVPHVDKALLGLGFLYDSFRGST from the exons ATGTACAACCATATTAAGGGCCTACACATAAATGAATACCAGGGGGAGAATGAAGATAATACTAGAAAGCTGGCGTGTGAAGGTACAGTGAAGCTAAACGCCAATGCCCAAGAATTCGTGCCACGTTTCAAGAGGGAGCAGCCAGCAAGAGAAGATGCTATAGTTGGTAACAGTAACATGGACAACACAATTAACGACGTCCAAAAACCAAAGACTAACCTTATGTTGCCGTGGAAGGGATTTCCCAATAAACCTCAAAAAC CTTCTCGCAGTCCCCAGGTGGTTTTATTAAACGATGTGGACTACGTAGTTCTACCGAGCACCAAAAGATTGAAAAAGCCCATTGACCAACTACTCGTGGAAAATGTTTCCACTGCGCCCTCAAAAGTCCACTCAAATGATCCGGCTCCAGCTGGAAATCGCATTGATCACGAGGAAAGGCGCCGCGAACACGAAAGAAAAGTCGCTGTGGAAGCCTTAAAGTTGGCCGAACAGCGCCGAATGAGGGATCCTGTAATTGCCCCGACGGAGGTCAATGAAAACTCGAAGAACGTGCGACCACTTATAAATATCTCACGATCTCCAATAAAATTCACGCCAGAGGAAAGGATCAGAGTGGACCGTTTGAGGGCAGCGAAGAGGGAGCGTATCGAGCGTATCCTTCGCGAAATGACAAACAGCAAGCAGGCGCAAGTGAAGAAAGAGCAGCTCAAGCAGAAGAAGCAGGATAATGCACCCAATGAACCTAATAAGCCCAATGAACCTGCTAAACCTAATCAGCATCCGGAGAAGACAAATGAAGTGCCCACGGTGACCAAAAAGAGGTACATACCCACCACCAAGGAATGGGACGAGCAATGTCGTGCCAAACATTTGGCTAAGATGGAAGCTGAAAAGAAGAATCAGATGGGTGTTCAGGATGGGAACCCTTCGCAATCTGCTGTGCCATCGAATCCAATGAGTGTGGTGAACATATCTCCGTCGGGAATTATTCGTCTGGGCGATCTGAGGGCCACGGCCCAGCCTCGTTGTAGTCCACCTGCTAAACAATTGGATACGGAGAAGCGCAGGGGAAATCTCACCCACTTCCGACCCCTCCACAACTGGACAATCCGTCGAAATCCGCAGGTTCCATTGAAGAACCTGTGCAATAAAGATGGAAAGATCGTGCAGCGCTATAGCATCGAACAACTGCTGCTTTTGGAGCCTCAACCAGAAGAACTGGAAGTGCCTCATGTGGATAAGGCCCTGTTAGGCTTGGGATTTCTGTACGATTCATTTAGGGGCTCTACATAA